In Aeromicrobium wangtongii, the DNA window TAGAGGCGCTGCCACCAGGTGGCGCCGTCGACCTTGGCCGCCTCCAGCATGTCGTTGGACACCTGGGCCAGACCGGCCAGCAGCAGCAAGGACATGAACGGCGTGGTCTTCCAGATCTCCGAGGCCATGATGGCCACCATCGAGCTCCAGTACTGGCCGAACCAGTTGAAGTCGTCACTGGTGAACGGCAGCCAGCTGTTGACGAAGCCATTGGTGTTGGAGAACGCGAACTGCCACGCGAAGCCCGAGACCACGGTGATGACGCCGTAGGGGATCAGGATCGAGGTGCGGATGACGCCCCGCGCGAAGATCACCTTGTGCATGACCATCGCGAAGGCGAAGCCGATGACCAGCTCGACGGCGACCGTGACGATCATGATCATCACGGTGTTGCCGGTGTCGCGCCAGAACAGCGGATCGCTCAGGGCGGTGGCGTAGTTGGCCAGCCCGACGAACTCGCGGGCGTCCGGGTCGGTCAGCGAGTAGTTGAACAGCGACAGGTAGAGCGCGCGCAGCATCGGGAACGCGGTCACCAGCAGCATCAGCACCAGCGCCGGCGCGACCAGCTTGCGTGCCAGTCTGTTCTCGGCCCGCGAGCGGTCCGAGTCCGGCGGGCGGGCGTCGTCGGCCGGGTCGACGGCCGTCTGTACGTAGGTCGTGGTCACAGCAAGGCCTTCCCCTTCAGAATCTGGTTGAGGAAGTCAGC includes these proteins:
- a CDS encoding carbohydrate ABC transporter permease, which produces MTTTYVQTAVDPADDARPPDSDRSRAENRLARKLVAPALVLMLLVTAFPMLRALYLSLFNYSLTDPDAREFVGLANYATALSDPLFWRDTGNTVMIMIVTVAVELVIGFAFAMVMHKVIFARGVIRTSILIPYGVITVVSGFAWQFAFSNTNGFVNSWLPFTSDDFNWFGQYWSSMVAIMASEIWKTTPFMSLLLLAGLAQVSNDMLEAAKVDGATWWQRLYKVILPNMRAAIMVAVLFRALDAYRIFDNIFVMTAGANGTESISFLTYRQVIEQFQLGIGSALSVLLFLSVLVVAAVIVKLFRVNLADARQES